A stretch of DNA from Lysinibacillus sp. B2A1:
CAACATCTAAATCGCAATTGTAAGGAGCTTGAAGCAAACGGTGTGAAAGTAATGAAATTCGCTGAGTTTGTTGAAGTTTTTAATGAGGAGGAGTGATTTGTATGTCAAAAAACTGGAATTTACCCCCGATGAAATTTAAGTTGGGTGATAAGGTTCGATTCACATTCAATGACAATGAACTGATTGGAGTAGTTAAAATAGCAGACTTTGGCGGTTCGATTGAAAATGATTACCATTCGTATGATATTTTTGCTGAAGGTTGTTTGTATAAGCATATACCTGAAAAGGTTTGTAGGACTGCTTACTTCTGAGGGCTGTAGGAGCAATTAAGGGAAGTGTAACGAAAGGACTTGTGTGTATGAAAATTAATCCTAAACGCAAGTCCTATTCTATTCAACCAAGCGCCTGATTGCGGAAAAACATCTTTATTATTTATAATCTGATTCTAGGTTCTCCTGTGCATTTTTAATAAATTCAAATTGGGTTTTCTGAATACTGATACACATTCAGTTTGTAGTGTTCTAAATCTTCCTCGGATAAGTTGTTTTCTAAATAACTTTTCACATCTGTTATGTCTTTTTTATCGTAAACTGATACATCAAGATTAGGGTCAGTATCGCCTATCATGGTACTTTGAACGTTATGTTTAACCCATAAGGATTCCATCACTGCTTCTGTACTAACGGTTCTTTTTGCGTAAATACAAATAGTGCAATCCCTATAACAGCACCTGCTAAAACAATTATTCCAAACTTGCTTTTTACACCCATTTTATACCCTCCATTGCTTGTTTACTTGTTATGAGAGTCATCTCATAACATTGTTCGGTAAATCAAAAAGATAGGGACCTTTTTTAGGAAGCTTACCTATTTCACAAAAAAGTAAAAATCCAACAATCACTATCTACAACCTTTTCACCGAATTAAAATTAAACAATATATGTTAGGGCTATCATTTATCACTCAATCCTGTTAAATGATAGAAACATTGACTATTACCCCTATCTCAAATATTGGGTTTATGATAACATATATATGGAATCTTTTAACTTTAGAAAATATGAAAGGAAGTGTAATAATCAGATATGAAAAAGATATTGAAACCATTGATTAGTGTTATTGCCATTGGTGCCATCTCTCTATCTATAAATATAGATAAAAATGTATTAGCTAATAATATTGAAAATACATGTGAGTATGATTCGGCATCGAAAAAAAACCCTGATTATTCCACAATGAACTGTTTGTTAACCGAAACAGCACTGAGTTATGATGTTCCTCCTGAAATTGTGAAGGCAATAGCAGAAGGTGAAAGTGGAAATTGGCGTCATTTCGGTAGTAATGGTGAAGCGATTGTGACAGCTGATAATGGAATTGGCATTATGCAAATTACAAATCAAGCTGGCTACAATCAAGATAGACTAAAAAGCGATATTGTCTATAATATTCAAGCTGGTGTAAAGACTCTAGATAATATGTTTAAGCGGAAGGATTTACCTAGCATCAACGATGGGGAGAGAGATGTACTGGAACATTGGTACTTCGCTATCATGGCTTATAACGGTACTAAGCCAGTAAATAGTCCAATTGTCCAAGCAACTGGTGAAAGAAATGCAAATGCCTATCAAGAAAGAATTCTCCGAATTATTGAGAAATTGGAATTAATAGACTTAGCAGAGCTGCCTTTTACACGCGAAAATTTTCAATATGACTCTAACAGCAGGGAAAATATTAAATTTTCAGCGATGAACTATGATTTTGATTTACCATTAACAAAATCAAAGTATTTTTTTAAAACAAATCAAAAAGTTAGTGCAACAACAACTAATGTAACAGTTAGGACAAGACCTACTAAGGATAGTCCTTCTATGGGTACTTTACGTGAAGGCGAAATTGTTACCATTACGGGTCCTTTTGAATATGAAGAAGTATCGACGAAGAAAAACCATTTTGTTTGGTATCCTGTGAAAAGAAATGACGGGACAAAGGGGTATGTAGCATCAAGTTTTTTAAACTACTCAGCTTCAACACCAACGCCTCCAGTAACACCGCCCACAACGGGAAACGTTGATGTATCAAAGTTTGCTGATTACGATGCAAACCAATACTGGGCTGAGGATTTTAAGTGGGCTGTCAACATCGGTATCATCAGTGGAGACCCAAACGTGAAAAACCCATCAACAGGTAAGTACGAAAACTTACTTAAACCGTACACTAACTTAACGGAAAACCAAATGTTATCTATCCTATTTCGTTACTTCAAACCATCAGAACTAGCTTCAACGATAGCTAAAACTTCATGGTATGGAGACGTAAACTACCAACTGGCTACAAAATACTCTCTACCAGTCCTAGGTGCAAACACAGCATCCAAACAAGCCATTGCAGGGAAGG
This window harbors:
- a CDS encoding lytic transglycosylase, whose translation is MKKILKPLISVIAIGAISLSINIDKNVLANNIENTCEYDSASKKNPDYSTMNCLLTETALSYDVPPEIVKAIAEGESGNWRHFGSNGEAIVTADNGIGIMQITNQAGYNQDRLKSDIVYNIQAGVKTLDNMFKRKDLPSINDGERDVLEHWYFAIMAYNGTKPVNSPIVQATGERNANAYQERILRIIEKLELIDLAELPFTRENFQYDSNSRENIKFSAMNYDFDLPLTKSKYFFKTNQKVSATTTNVTVRTRPTKDSPSMGTLREGEIVTITGPFEYEEVSTKKNHFVWYPVKRNDGTKGYVASSFLNYSASTPTPPVTPPTTGNVDVSKFADYDANQYWAEDFKWAVNIGIISGDPNVKNPSTGKYENLLKPYTNLTENQMLSILFRYFKPSELASTIAKTSWYGDVNYQLATKYSLPVLGANTASKQAIAGKDITRGNFARILATMHYGKTVSQSEAIKFLRDNGLTTTKTNEEFKPNDSLARAHTVAFFHRYEQIFNN